A portion of the Luteolibacter sp. Y139 genome contains these proteins:
- a CDS encoding tetratricopeptide repeat protein: MAEDSADTPRPLAEISHGPSAFEAFLDRNQKGMIALGVVLALGAAGYIVVRGIKQESEEDAGAILMKSEGVSQLQKLVKEKPDTAAAGSAELVIAAKQWDAGDQGGAVETLRAFISAKPQHPGVISAKASLASRLVQMGQKDEAKKIFTELAADPAARYIAPYALVSLGDLDKADGKLDEAEKSYKKAQSDFGSNPLNNLAGQRLKLLRFHAPTEIDAPPTPPAPKEGAGLTPGAPDAASLPKELSNNPLGNILGGGATPAPEEAPATPAEPPTPPTEPQTPPVEAPKE, encoded by the coding sequence ATGGCCGAAGACTCCGCCGATACCCCGCGCCCGCTCGCCGAAATTTCCCACGGCCCGTCTGCCTTCGAGGCATTTCTTGACCGTAACCAGAAGGGCATGATCGCGCTTGGCGTGGTCCTCGCGCTCGGTGCTGCCGGCTATATCGTGGTCCGTGGCATCAAGCAGGAGTCCGAGGAAGACGCCGGAGCGATCCTGATGAAATCCGAAGGCGTCTCCCAGCTCCAGAAGCTGGTGAAGGAGAAGCCTGACACTGCCGCTGCGGGCAGCGCGGAGCTGGTGATCGCCGCCAAGCAATGGGATGCGGGTGACCAGGGAGGTGCGGTGGAAACCCTGCGCGCGTTCATTTCCGCCAAGCCGCAGCATCCGGGCGTGATCAGCGCCAAGGCCAGCCTGGCTTCGCGCCTGGTGCAGATGGGCCAGAAGGACGAGGCGAAGAAGATTTTCACAGAATTGGCCGCTGATCCTGCGGCGCGCTACATCGCGCCCTATGCGCTGGTTTCGCTCGGCGATCTGGACAAGGCGGATGGCAAGCTGGACGAGGCCGAGAAGTCCTACAAGAAGGCGCAGAGCGACTTCGGCAGCAATCCGCTGAACAATCTCGCCGGCCAGCGCCTGAAGCTGCTGCGTTTCCACGCGCCGACGGAAATCGACGCGCCGCCCACGCCGCCGGCTCCCAAGGAAGGCGCAGGGCTGACACCGGGTGCTCCGGACGCTGCCTCGCTGCCGAAGGAGCTGAGCAACAATCCGCTGGGCAACATCCTCGGCGGTGGCGCGACGCCCGCTCCGGAAGAAGCCCCGGCGACGCCCGCCGAGCCACCGACTCCGCCCACCGAGCCGCAAACCCCGCCTGTGGAAGCTCCAAAGGAGTAA